One Pseudonocardia abyssalis DNA segment encodes these proteins:
- a CDS encoding YbhB/YbcL family Raf kinase inhibitor-like protein — MATPADPYTFLPEVPTFTVTSTDVEDGKTLPAPHASGAFGVPGGEDRSPQLSWSGAPEGTKSFAVTVYDPDAPTASGFWHWAAFNLPASVTSLDADAGAQGGANLPSGAVQLKNDGGFAGYIGAAPPAGHGPHRYFVVVHAVDVEELEVPEDATPAFLGFNLFSHTLGRATITPVFEQ, encoded by the coding sequence ATGGCGACCCCCGCCGACCCGTACACCTTCCTCCCCGAGGTGCCGACGTTCACCGTCACGAGCACCGACGTCGAGGACGGCAAGACCCTCCCCGCCCCGCACGCGAGCGGCGCGTTCGGTGTGCCCGGCGGCGAGGACCGCTCCCCGCAGCTGAGCTGGTCCGGCGCCCCCGAGGGCACGAAGAGCTTCGCCGTCACCGTCTACGACCCCGACGCCCCCACCGCGTCCGGCTTCTGGCACTGGGCCGCGTTCAACCTGCCCGCGTCGGTCACCTCGCTGGACGCGGACGCCGGTGCGCAGGGCGGTGCGAACCTCCCGTCCGGTGCGGTGCAGCTGAAGAACGACGGCGGCTTCGCCGGGTACATCGGCGCGGCCCCGCCCGCCGGGCACGGCCCGCACCGCTACTTCGTCGTGGTGCACGCGGTCGACGTCGAGGAGCTCGAGGTTCCCGAGGACGCCACCCCCGCGTTCCTCGGCTTCAACCTCTTCTCCCACACCCTCGGCCGCGCGACGATCACCCCGGTCTTCGAGCAGTAG
- the dmpG gene encoding 4-hydroxy-2-oxovalerate aldolase — protein MSRPDLAHDVRMVDTTLRDGSHAMAHQFTEAQVRDTVRALDGAGIGVIEVSHGDGIGGSSFNYGFSHTDEMTLIAAARDEAKQAKIAVLLVPGIGTVDDLKRARDAGADMVRVATHCTEADVSPQHFAAARELGMETAGFLMMAHRTSPEDLAKQARIMVDAGCQAPYCTDSAGALLMHEARARFEALVAEVGDEAWVGYHGHQNLSFGIANSVIAQEVGVRYIDGSLCALGAGSGNSPTEVLAAVFDRLGVSTGVDPMALIDAAEDVVRPYLNRWPKMDRNAIVQGWAGVYSSFLLHAETAAERYKVPAHAILRRCGEIGLVGGQEDMIIDVALQLAAEGEQG, from the coding sequence ATGAGCCGCCCCGATCTCGCCCACGACGTCCGCATGGTCGACACCACCCTGCGCGACGGCAGCCACGCGATGGCGCACCAGTTCACGGAGGCGCAGGTGCGCGACACCGTCCGCGCGCTGGACGGGGCCGGCATCGGCGTCATCGAGGTCAGCCACGGCGACGGCATCGGCGGATCAAGCTTCAACTACGGCTTCTCCCACACCGATGAGATGACGCTCATCGCGGCGGCCCGCGACGAGGCGAAGCAGGCGAAGATCGCGGTGCTGCTGGTGCCCGGGATCGGCACCGTGGACGACCTCAAGCGCGCCCGCGACGCCGGCGCCGACATGGTGCGCGTGGCCACCCACTGCACCGAGGCCGACGTCTCGCCGCAGCACTTCGCGGCGGCGCGGGAGCTCGGCATGGAGACCGCCGGGTTCCTCATGATGGCGCACCGCACGTCGCCGGAGGACCTGGCGAAGCAGGCGCGGATCATGGTCGACGCGGGTTGCCAGGCCCCGTACTGCACCGACTCGGCGGGCGCACTGCTCATGCACGAGGCGCGGGCGCGGTTCGAGGCGCTGGTCGCGGAGGTCGGGGACGAGGCGTGGGTCGGCTACCACGGCCACCAGAACCTGAGCTTCGGCATCGCGAACTCGGTGATCGCGCAGGAGGTCGGTGTCCGCTACATCGACGGCTCGCTGTGCGCGCTCGGTGCGGGCTCGGGCAACTCGCCCACCGAGGTGCTCGCCGCGGTGTTCGACCGGCTCGGCGTCTCCACCGGCGTCGACCCGATGGCGCTGATCGACGCCGCCGAGGACGTCGTCCGCCCGTACCTGAACCGCTGGCCGAAGATGGACCGCAACGCGATCGTGCAGGGCTGGGCCGGGGTGTACTCGTCGTTCCTGCTGCACGCGGAGACCGCGGCCGAGCGCTACAAGGTGCCCGCGCACGCGATCCTGCGCCGCTGCGGGGAGATCGGGCTGGTCGGCGGCCAGGAGGACATGATCATCGACGTGGCGCTGCAGTTGGCGGCCGAGGGGGAGCAGGGCTGA
- a CDS encoding acetaldehyde dehydrogenase (acetylating), which produces MSSGPVPAAIVGPGNIGTDLLAKLQRSDVIDVRYMVGVVESDGLRRAREQGIAASADGVDWLLRQDPLPQIVFEATSAAAHIANAPRYAAAGIQAVDLTPAHLGPMVCPPVNLHDHVDAPNVSMITCGGQATIPMVHAVSRVTPVPYAEIVASVSSRSAGPGTRANIDEFTHTTSGAVSEVGGAERGKAIIILNPVEPPMIMRDTVFCMTGPDADHGAITRSVHEMVAQVQEYVPGYSLRAEPQFDDPRPSWGGNGRVAVFLEVKGNGDYLPEYAGNLDIMTAAAARVGELMAARKLEVPA; this is translated from the coding sequence ATGAGCTCCGGACCAGTCCCCGCCGCGATCGTCGGGCCGGGCAACATCGGCACCGATCTGCTGGCCAAACTCCAGCGCAGCGACGTCATCGACGTCCGATACATGGTGGGTGTCGTCGAGTCCGACGGCCTGCGCCGTGCCCGGGAACAGGGCATCGCGGCGTCCGCCGACGGCGTCGACTGGCTGCTGCGCCAGGACCCGCTGCCGCAGATCGTGTTCGAGGCCACGTCGGCCGCCGCCCACATCGCGAACGCCCCGCGCTACGCCGCGGCCGGGATCCAGGCCGTCGACCTGACGCCCGCGCACCTGGGCCCGATGGTCTGCCCGCCGGTGAACCTGCACGACCACGTCGACGCCCCGAACGTCTCGATGATCACCTGTGGCGGCCAGGCCACGATCCCGATGGTGCACGCGGTCTCGCGCGTCACCCCCGTGCCGTACGCGGAGATCGTGGCGTCGGTGTCCTCGCGGTCGGCCGGACCGGGCACCCGCGCCAACATCGACGAGTTCACGCACACCACCTCCGGCGCGGTGTCGGAGGTCGGTGGTGCGGAGCGGGGTAAGGCGATCATCATCCTCAACCCCGTCGAACCGCCGATGATCATGCGCGACACGGTGTTCTGCATGACCGGCCCCGACGCCGACCACGGCGCCATCACGCGCTCGGTGCACGAGATGGTCGCGCAGGTGCAGGAGTACGTGCCCGGGTACTCGCTGCGGGCCGAACCACAGTTCGACGACCCCCGTCCCTCCTGGGGTGGCAACGGCCGGGTGGCCGTGTTCCTCGAGGTCAAGGGCAACGGCGACTACCTCCCGGAGTACGCCGGGAACCTCGACATCATGACCGCGGCGGCCGCCCGGGTGGGCGAGCTGATGGCGGCGCGGAAGCTGGAGGTGCCGGCATGA
- a CDS encoding NADP-dependent oxidoreductase, whose amino-acid sequence MRAITQRTFGGPEVLVLGSAPVPEPVPTEIRVRVAAAGVNPVDWKTRSGAGMSKVFGPLPFTVGWDVAGTVDAVGPGVTRFAVGDTVFGMPWFPRQAAAYAEFVTAPSRHFAHRPAGLSEVAAAALPLAGLTAWQSLVDIAAVQPGQRVLIHAAAGGVGHLAVQIAKSRGAYVIGTASSGKHDLLHDLGVDEAVDYRREAFERVVDPVDVVYDLIGGDVALRSLDVLRPDGLMICLPSAAAADALAAARERGLRATGMIVEPDGDGLDELARMVDQRNLRVIVAETFPLERASHAHRAGELGRTTGKLVLTP is encoded by the coding sequence ATGCGCGCGATCACGCAGCGGACGTTCGGTGGGCCCGAGGTGCTCGTGCTCGGGTCGGCCCCCGTGCCCGAGCCGGTGCCGACCGAGATCCGGGTGCGGGTGGCCGCCGCCGGGGTGAACCCGGTGGACTGGAAGACCCGTTCCGGTGCGGGGATGTCGAAGGTGTTCGGGCCGCTGCCGTTCACGGTCGGTTGGGACGTCGCGGGCACCGTCGACGCCGTCGGCCCGGGAGTCACGCGCTTCGCCGTCGGCGACACCGTGTTCGGGATGCCCTGGTTCCCGCGCCAGGCCGCCGCCTACGCGGAGTTCGTCACGGCCCCGTCGCGGCACTTCGCACACCGCCCCGCCGGGCTCAGCGAGGTCGCGGCCGCCGCGCTGCCGCTGGCCGGGCTCACCGCGTGGCAGAGCCTCGTCGACATCGCCGCCGTCCAGCCCGGCCAGCGGGTCCTGATCCACGCCGCGGCGGGCGGGGTCGGCCACCTCGCCGTGCAGATCGCGAAGTCGCGCGGGGCGTACGTGATCGGTACCGCGTCGTCGGGCAAGCACGACCTGCTGCACGACCTGGGTGTCGACGAGGCCGTCGACTACCGGCGGGAGGCGTTCGAGCGGGTCGTCGACCCCGTCGACGTCGTGTACGACCTGATCGGCGGCGACGTCGCCCTGCGCTCGCTCGATGTCCTGCGCCCCGACGGCCTGATGATCTGCCTGCCCTCCGCCGCCGCCGCCGACGCGCTCGCGGCCGCCCGGGAGCGCGGCCTGCGCGCCACCGGGATGATCGTCGAGCCCGACGGCGACGGCCTCGACGAGCTCGCCCGGATGGTCGACCAGCGCAACCTGCGGGTCATCGTCGCCGAGACGTTCCCGCTGGAGCGCGCCTCGCACGCCCACCGCGCCGGCGAGCTGGGGCGCACCACCGGGAAGCTGGTGCTCACCCCCTGA
- a CDS encoding YkvA family protein, with protein sequence MPVVVVSDVPTLGPRRIAAFTALWKALTRGGRPGAPGIGDRLTALPRLVTAAASGRFPEARGRLVLIVLGLAYLVSPVDLVPELLLGLIGLGDDAVVALWIAGAFLSETDRFLSWERTAGTDSSRPTVIDQPPPR encoded by the coding sequence GTGCCCGTCGTCGTTGTGTCCGATGTGCCCACTCTCGGACCGCGCCGCATCGCCGCCTTCACCGCTCTGTGGAAGGCCCTCACCCGTGGCGGCCGGCCAGGCGCCCCCGGAATCGGCGACCGCCTGACGGCCCTGCCCCGCCTCGTCACCGCCGCGGCGTCCGGTCGCTTCCCGGAGGCCCGCGGGCGGCTCGTCCTGATCGTCCTCGGGCTGGCGTACCTGGTGTCACCGGTCGATCTCGTGCCCGAGCTGCTCCTGGGGCTGATCGGGCTGGGCGACGACGCCGTGGTCGCGCTGTGGATCGCGGGCGCCTTCCTCTCCGAGACCGACCGCTTCCTGTCCTGGGAGCGCACGGCCGGTACCGATAGCAGCCGACCGACGGTGATCGACCAGCCACCGCCCCGCTGA